Proteins encoded by one window of Methanoculleus thermophilus:
- a CDS encoding B3/B4 domain-containing protein, with protein sequence MKIHKEILETFPGLSVAEGNVGPLSIQEKIPSLEALRDEVIRSVREQFTLERVKDEPIFRAYRDFFWRVGVDPTKTRPASEALVRRILAGKMLPTINTAVGAYNLASIRTGIPIAAFDADTLAGDLAMRFAEEGEEFLGIGMAAPVLLHKNQVVLEDGNAIVAVYPYRDSDATKITLATKVVHIVACGVPGVESGKVQAAYELAAEYLQRYAPGIL encoded by the coding sequence ATGAAGATTCACAAGGAGATTCTCGAGACCTTCCCCGGCCTCTCTGTCGCAGAAGGCAATGTTGGACCGCTCTCGATTCAGGAGAAGATCCCGAGTCTGGAAGCTCTGAGGGACGAAGTCATCCGCTCGGTAAGAGAGCAGTTCACGCTTGAGCGGGTAAAAGACGAACCGATCTTTAGAGCCTACAGAGACTTCTTCTGGAGGGTGGGTGTCGACCCGACAAAGACCCGGCCTGCCTCGGAGGCCCTGGTCCGGAGGATCCTGGCCGGGAAGATGCTCCCAACGATCAACACCGCGGTGGGTGCCTACAATCTGGCCTCGATTCGCACGGGCATACCCATCGCCGCGTTTGACGCCGATACTCTTGCCGGAGACCTCGCTATGCGGTTTGCAGAGGAGGGTGAAGAGTTCCTCGGGATCGGGATGGCGGCGCCCGTTCTTCTTCATAAGAACCAGGTCGTTCTGGAAGACGGGAACGCGATCGTCGCCGTCTATCCCTACCGCGACTCGGATGCAACAAAGATCACTCTCGCTACGAAGGTCGTGCATATTGTGGCCTGCGGCGTGCCGGGGGTCGAGAGCGGGAAGGTGCAGGCGGCGTACGAACTGGCTGCCGAATATCTGCAGAGATACGCTCCAGGCATCCTGTGA
- a CDS encoding type II toxin-antitoxin system HicB family antitoxin, with amino-acid sequence MRLVSYCIFLRKEPEGEYTVTVPTLPGCVTYGETIDEAIEMAREAIELYIEHLQEKGEEIPTEEGLLEYTLTVEAHA; translated from the coding sequence ATGAGACTAGTCAGTTACTGTATCTTCCTCAGGAAAGAGCCAGAAGGCGAGTACACCGTCACCGTACCGACCCTTCCTGGCTGCGTCACCTATGGGGAGACCATTGACGAGGCGATAGAGATGGCACGGGAGGCTATCGAACTCTACATTGAGCATCTCCAGGAGAAGGGCGAGGAGATACCTACAGAAGAAGGACTCCTGGAATACACCCTCACCGTCGAAGCCCATGCCTGA
- a CDS encoding restriction endonuclease, which produces MPIPDYESIMLPLLKLTADGKEHLMAEDRDILANTVFHLTDDERRVLLPSGRSKTYDNRFGWARTYLTKAGLVEVTGRGRYKITQRGLDVIRKSPLVIDNDFLMQFSEFEEFKKSSRQDGGEKIAKVPPQTPEEVLEAAYTELRQQLAQDILERMKASDPSFFEQLVVDLLVKMGYGGSRKDAGEAIGGSGDGGIDGRIKEDRLGLDAIYIQAKRWEGSVGRPVVQAFAGSLEGQRAKKGIFITTSQFSQDAKEYVKIIEKKIVLIDGEQLAQFMIDYNVGVTETASYVIKKVDSDYFGDSE; this is translated from the coding sequence ATGCCTATCCCAGATTATGAATCGATTATGCTCCCTCTTCTTAAGCTTACGGCAGATGGCAAAGAGCATCTGATGGCAGAAGACCGTGATATACTCGCAAACACGGTTTTTCATTTAACGGATGATGAGCGACGGGTGCTCCTACCGAGCGGGAGATCGAAAACGTATGACAATCGGTTTGGCTGGGCGAGGACGTATCTTACGAAGGCGGGACTGGTCGAGGTTACAGGGCGAGGGCGATACAAGATTACACAGAGAGGGCTCGACGTTATCAGGAAGAGCCCTCTTGTGATCGATAATGACTTCTTAATGCAATTTTCCGAATTTGAGGAGTTTAAGAAGAGTTCTCGCCAGGACGGCGGGGAGAAGATCGCAAAAGTCCCTCCTCAGACTCCGGAGGAAGTTTTAGAGGCGGCATACACTGAGTTGAGGCAACAACTAGCGCAAGATATTTTGGAGCGCATGAAGGCATCCGACCCGTCCTTTTTCGAGCAGCTGGTCGTCGATTTGCTTGTCAAAATGGGATATGGCGGCTCTCGCAAAGATGCTGGTGAAGCCATCGGCGGTAGTGGCGATGGAGGTATTGACGGCAGGATCAAAGAGGATCGGCTGGGGCTGGACGCCATCTACATCCAGGCGAAGCGATGGGAGGGATCGGTAGGGAGGCCGGTCGTACAGGCGTTTGCGGGAAGTCTGGAAGGGCAGAGGGCGAAGAAAGGCATCTTCATCACGACGTCGCAGTTTAGCCAGGATGCAAAGGAGTACGTGAAGATCATCGAGAAGAAGATCGTCTTAATCGATGGTGAGCAGTTAGCGCAATTCATGATCGATTATAATGTCGGCGTGACCGAAACGGCGAGTTATGTGATTAAAAAAGTCGACTCGGATTATTTTGGGGATAGTGAATAA
- a CDS encoding type I restriction endonuclease subunit R, which yields MDLNELQTRKSKIDVYLAEQGWDVTNRASVIAEVDTKQSDFLARSYKTVSETLKNDLESKYVDYLLLDSLGAPLAIIEAKRTSKDPLIGQKQAEQYADDIKRQTGRDVFIFLSNGYEIWFWDRERYPLRLLKGFYAQKDLERLRFQIQKIDPTRSIEINTRIVDRSKSIENVKRVLEHIRKGHRKGLIVMATGTGKTRVAMAIIDALLRENRAQKVLFLADRKALRDQAWNKGFLEFFPHEAKDKILHGIYNKEKRLYVSTIQTFQEIYTQKDERGQYRISPGEFDLIFSDEAHRSIYNKWRDVFTYLDAMQIGLTATPAELVDRDTFRFFHCDDHMPTALYSYDEAVKDGVLVDFRKSIIGAQTHFQIEGVRPSDLTESERNRLIEQGIDPDEINFEGTELEKKVAVKGTSEAIVREFMEGCQMDQAGTLPAKSIFFAISKKHARRLHEAFDDLYPEYKGRLARIIVSDDPRADALIHDFEHESFPRVAISVDMLDTGIDVPEVCNLVFAKPVFSKIKFWQMLGRGTRSDGACKHREWLPDGHKEYFKVFDFWNNFEYWNMNPEGVKNEPTEAITSRIFFLRLKQLERLLEQGDAERAAVVRQRIEEEIRSLPMDSVSVREHEREIAKALSPKLWDNVGLDPLEYLKSTIMPLMRFQTGVNLKEASFTVKAERLGLAVLEGNEKEIERLKPEIGEMVDHLPRTLNIVKEKEERLDEVLTHAFWKGLSFEDAIGLVEDITPLMKYMSKEAHEPIVIDMGDIIEQRTLWMFNEEAPEYVVAFREKVEKRVTELADHNLVIQKILRDDPITEEDLHDLEEALAEAGVNVTEEMLQTSPRHPYGSLVEFIRSLFGLYQAPDPKEKIAEAFQTYMIESNKHYSADQLHFIRTIQTVFMRKRRIEMDDLFLAPFTNFGSTAPMPMFDEGDLKAFIGICQGLERELFAAEA from the coding sequence ATGGACTTAAACGAATTACAGACGCGGAAGAGCAAGATCGACGTCTACCTTGCCGAGCAGGGCTGGGATGTCACCAACCGCGCCTCTGTCATTGCCGAAGTCGATACGAAACAATCCGACTTTCTCGCACGCTCCTATAAGACCGTCTCTGAGACACTGAAGAATGATCTGGAGAGCAAGTACGTCGACTACCTCCTGCTCGATAGCCTCGGCGCTCCGCTCGCCATCATCGAAGCCAAACGCACCTCAAAAGATCCCCTTATCGGACAGAAGCAGGCAGAGCAGTACGCCGACGACATCAAGCGGCAGACCGGGCGAGACGTCTTCATCTTCCTCTCCAACGGCTATGAGATCTGGTTCTGGGATCGGGAGCGCTACCCGCTCCGGCTGCTGAAGGGCTTCTACGCACAGAAAGACCTGGAGCGGCTCCGTTTCCAGATTCAGAAGATCGATCCCACCCGATCGATCGAGATCAATACCCGCATTGTCGACCGCTCAAAGAGCATCGAGAATGTCAAGCGCGTGCTGGAGCACATCCGTAAAGGTCACCGCAAAGGGCTGATCGTCATGGCGACCGGGACCGGCAAGACCCGCGTGGCGATGGCGATCATCGATGCCCTCCTCCGGGAGAACCGTGCGCAGAAAGTGCTCTTCCTCGCCGACCGCAAGGCGCTCCGCGATCAGGCGTGGAATAAGGGCTTCCTGGAGTTCTTCCCCCACGAGGCCAAGGACAAGATCCTGCACGGCATATACAATAAGGAAAAACGGCTGTACGTCTCGACCATTCAGACATTTCAGGAGATCTATACCCAGAAGGATGAGCGCGGGCAATACCGCATCTCCCCCGGCGAGTTCGACCTGATCTTCTCTGATGAGGCGCACCGGAGCATCTACAACAAGTGGCGGGATGTCTTCACCTACCTTGACGCCATGCAGATCGGGCTGACGGCGACCCCCGCCGAGCTGGTCGACCGGGACACTTTCCGGTTCTTCCACTGCGACGACCACATGCCGACCGCGCTCTACTCGTATGACGAGGCGGTGAAGGATGGCGTGCTGGTCGACTTCCGCAAAAGCATCATCGGAGCGCAGACACACTTCCAGATCGAGGGGGTTCGCCCGTCCGACCTGACGGAGAGCGAGCGCAACCGGCTGATCGAGCAGGGGATCGACCCGGACGAGATCAACTTCGAAGGGACTGAGCTGGAGAAGAAGGTCGCCGTCAAAGGGACATCCGAAGCGATCGTCCGGGAATTCATGGAGGGCTGCCAGATGGATCAGGCCGGGACACTTCCGGCAAAGTCGATCTTCTTCGCGATCTCGAAAAAGCATGCCCGACGGCTGCATGAGGCATTCGACGACCTGTATCCCGAATATAAAGGACGGCTGGCGCGGATCATCGTCTCGGATGACCCCCGCGCCGATGCCCTCATCCACGACTTCGAACACGAGTCCTTCCCCCGCGTGGCGATCTCGGTCGATATGCTCGATACCGGTATCGATGTGCCGGAGGTCTGCAATCTCGTCTTCGCCAAACCCGTCTTCTCAAAGATCAAGTTCTGGCAGATGCTCGGGCGCGGGACGCGGTCGGATGGCGCGTGCAAACACCGGGAATGGCTGCCGGACGGGCATAAGGAGTATTTCAAGGTCTTCGACTTCTGGAATAACTTCGAGTACTGGAATATGAATCCCGAAGGGGTGAAGAATGAGCCGACCGAAGCCATCACGAGCCGGATCTTCTTCCTCCGGCTGAAGCAGCTTGAGCGCCTCCTGGAGCAGGGCGATGCGGAGCGGGCGGCGGTCGTCCGGCAGAGGATCGAAGAGGAGATCCGGTCGCTTCCGATGGACTCGGTGAGCGTCCGGGAGCACGAGCGGGAGATCGCCAAAGCGCTCTCCCCGAAACTCTGGGATAATGTCGGGCTCGACCCTTTGGAGTATCTGAAGAGCACAATCATGCCTCTCATGCGCTTCCAGACCGGCGTGAATCTCAAAGAGGCATCCTTCACCGTCAAGGCGGAGCGGCTGGGGTTGGCGGTGCTGGAAGGCAATGAGAAAGAGATCGAGCGGCTGAAGCCGGAGATCGGGGAGATGGTCGATCACCTCCCCCGGACCCTTAACATCGTGAAGGAGAAGGAGGAGCGGCTGGACGAGGTACTCACCCATGCCTTCTGGAAGGGTCTGTCATTCGAGGATGCGATCGGACTGGTGGAGGACATCACCCCGCTCATGAAGTACATGTCGAAGGAGGCGCATGAGCCGATCGTCATCGACATGGGGGATATCATTGAGCAGCGCACACTCTGGATGTTTAACGAGGAAGCACCTGAATATGTGGTGGCATTCCGGGAGAAGGTCGAGAAGCGCGTCACGGAGCTGGCAGACCATAATCTCGTCATCCAGAAGATCCTCCGCGATGACCCGATCACCGAAGAAGACCTGCACGATCTTGAAGAGGCGCTGGCGGAGGCCGGGGTGAACGTCACCGAAGAGATGTTGCAGACGTCACCGAGGCATCCGTATGGCTCGCTCGTGGAGTTCATCCGCTCGCTCTTCGGTCTCTATCAAGCTCCTGACCCGAAGGAGAAGATAGCAGAGGCGTTTCAGACCTACATGATCGAGAGTAATAAGCATTACAGCGCCGATCAGCTCCACTTCATCCGGACAATTCAGACCGTTTTTATGCGTAAGAGGCGTATAGAAATGGACGATCTCTTCCTTGCTCCATTCACGAATTTTGGGAGTACTGCACCGATGCCGATGTTTGACGAGGGCGATCTGAAGGCATTTATCGGCATCTGTCAGGGGCTGGAGCGGGAATTGTTTGCGGCGGAGGCGTGA
- a CDS encoding VOC family protein, which produces MKIILTSIFVDDQEKALKFYTEKLGFVKKSDLSAGEYRWLTVVSPEDPGGTELLLEPNENPVAQAYQRGIFEQGIPAASFGVEDTHAEYERLKSLGVKFTMEPTKVIGQVTIAVFEDTCGNLIQIQTMQK; this is translated from the coding sequence ATGAAGATCATACTAACCAGTATATTTGTGGACGACCAGGAGAAGGCTCTGAAATTCTACACTGAAAAATTGGGCTTTGTAAAGAAGAGCGATCTTTCTGCCGGAGAATACAGATGGCTTACCGTCGTCTCTCCCGAGGATCCAGGTGGCACTGAGCTTCTGCTTGAGCCGAACGAGAATCCAGTGGCACAGGCATACCAGAGAGGAATATTCGAACAGGGCATCCCCGCCGCGTCCTTTGGTGTCGAAGACACCCATGCGGAGTATGAGAGGCTCAAAAGCCTGGGCGTGAAGTTCACGATGGAGCCGACAAAGGTCATCGGTCAGGTGACAATAGCAGTCTTCGAAGACACCTGCGGCAACCTCATCCAGATTCAGACAATGCAAAAATGA
- a CDS encoding type I restriction-modification system subunit M, translated as MKLAPELKSKIDTLWDRFWSGGMSNPLQSIEQMSYLIFMKRLEDMDVGEQNRARARGGAYTSVFEGHEECRWSSWKHYPAEQMLEHVRDKVFPFIKSLHNGEKTLFARQMRDAVFIIPKPSLLQEAVAIIDEMNITAQNRDTQGDIYEYLLSQLSTAGKNGQFRTPRHIIRMIVELVDPDITDRICDPACGTAGFLINSYEYILRKYSKQDELEIDQEGEYHNLQGHYIYDQKHWEKLWSDTFYGFDFDSTMTRISLMNLMLHGIKAPHIELKDTLSKRYTEEERYTVVLANPPFKGSIDKSDINDSLSLNTTKTGCSLSSG; from the coding sequence ATGAAACTCGCCCCCGAACTCAAATCAAAGATCGACACCCTATGGGATCGCTTCTGGAGCGGCGGGATGTCCAACCCGCTCCAGTCCATTGAGCAGATGTCCTACCTCATCTTCATGAAGCGCCTCGAAGATATGGATGTCGGCGAGCAGAATCGGGCGCGAGCGCGGGGAGGGGCGTATACGTCGGTCTTCGAGGGGCATGAGGAGTGTCGGTGGTCGAGCTGGAAGCACTACCCTGCCGAACAGATGCTGGAGCATGTCCGCGATAAGGTCTTTCCGTTCATCAAGTCCCTTCATAACGGCGAGAAGACGCTCTTCGCCCGCCAGATGCGGGATGCCGTCTTCATCATCCCGAAGCCCTCCCTCCTTCAGGAAGCAGTCGCGATCATCGATGAGATGAATATCACCGCGCAGAACCGCGATACCCAAGGCGACATCTACGAATACCTCCTCTCCCAACTCTCCACCGCCGGAAAGAACGGACAGTTCCGCACTCCTCGCCACATCATCCGGATGATCGTGGAGCTGGTCGATCCTGATATCACCGACCGTATCTGCGATCCGGCGTGCGGTACGGCTGGCTTTCTCATCAACTCCTACGAGTATATCTTACGAAAATACTCCAAGCAAGACGAGCTTGAAATTGATCAAGAAGGTGAGTATCACAACCTTCAAGGTCACTACATTTACGATCAGAAGCATTGGGAGAAGCTCTGGAGCGATACCTTCTACGGGTTTGACTTCGATTCGACGATGACCCGCATATCGCTCATGAATCTGATGCTGCACGGCATCAAAGCGCCTCACATCGAGCTCAAAGATACCCTCTCCAAGCGATACACCGAAGAAGAGCGCTATACCGTCGTGCTCGCCAATCCACCCTTCAAGGGGAGCATCGATAAGAGCGATATTAACGACAGTCTCTCGCTTAACACGACAAAGACTGGTTGCTCTTTGTCGAGCGGATGA
- a CDS encoding class I SAM-dependent methyltransferase: protein MDIFDTVYQGTPPWDIGRPQQAFIDLAAAGEVTGSVLDVGCGTGENALFFAEQGHDVLGIDTAALAIQKAEEKAAQRGIGAQFRVWNAFDLAGLGRTFDSVIDSGFFHVLSDEDRSRFAESLAAALAPGGKYFMLCFSEQNPGEYPLPRRIAQEEIRETFREGWSIDYIRPAVFENAIQAEGHHAWFASITRRV from the coding sequence ATGGATATCTTTGATACAGTCTACCAAGGCACGCCGCCCTGGGACATCGGCCGGCCCCAGCAGGCATTCATCGACCTCGCGGCGGCAGGGGAGGTTACGGGCTCCGTCCTGGATGTCGGGTGCGGGACGGGGGAGAACGCCCTCTTCTTTGCAGAGCAAGGCCACGACGTCCTCGGGATAGACACCGCCGCTCTCGCGATCCAGAAGGCCGAGGAGAAGGCCGCCCAGAGGGGGATTGGGGCGCAGTTCCGGGTCTGGAACGCGTTCGACCTTGCCGGGCTTGGGCGGACGTTTGATTCCGTCATCGACTCCGGATTCTTCCATGTCCTCTCCGACGAGGACCGGTCCCGCTTTGCAGAGAGCCTTGCGGCCGCTCTTGCGCCCGGCGGGAAGTACTTCATGCTCTGCTTCAGCGAGCAGAACCCCGGCGAGTACCCCCTGCCAAGGAGGATTGCGCAGGAGGAGATCCGGGAGACCTTCCGGGAGGGCTGGTCCATCGACTACATCAGGCCGGCGGTCTTCGAGAACGCCATCCAGGCCGAAGGGCACCATGCCTGGTTTGCGTCGATAACGAGGAGAGTGTAG
- a CDS encoding HsdM family class I SAM-dependent methyltransferase: MMQLLTIGGKCGVIVPDGVLFGSSRAHKELRQKLLEENQLEGIVSMPSGIFKPYAGVSTAVLIFVKGGKTGKVWFYDMEADGYSLDDKRTFIDGKGDIPDIIKRFRERRDTDPTDRKARCFHVPIEEIQANNYDLSISRYKEIEYEEVEYEPPEVIIDKIQALEREIQTNLSDLKALLRKG; encoded by the coding sequence ATGATGCAGCTTCTGACGATAGGCGGGAAGTGTGGCGTCATCGTACCTGACGGTGTGCTCTTTGGGAGCTCCAGGGCGCATAAGGAGCTTCGACAGAAGCTCCTTGAGGAGAATCAACTGGAGGGTATCGTCTCCATGCCCTCCGGGATCTTCAAACCCTATGCGGGAGTGTCGACCGCCGTACTGATCTTCGTGAAGGGCGGAAAGACCGGGAAGGTCTGGTTCTACGACATGGAGGCAGACGGTTACTCGCTCGACGACAAGCGGACATTCATCGACGGCAAAGGAGATATCCCCGATATCATCAAGCGGTTCAGGGAGCGGAGAGACACAGACCCGACCGACCGGAAGGCGAGGTGCTTCCATGTGCCGATCGAGGAGATCCAGGCGAATAACTATGACCTCTCGATCTCTCGCTACAAGGAGATAGAATACGAAGAGGTCGAGTATGAGCCTCCGGAAGTGATCATCGATAAGATCCAGGCGCTTGAGAGGGAAATCCAGACCAATTTAAGCGACTTAAAGGCATTGTTGCGGAAAGGATAG
- a CDS encoding winged helix-turn-helix domain-containing protein, with protein MTQQRQTGHDSLTAIIAIDRVIHIPARLAIMALLYVVGSADYAFLQEQTGLTSGNLSAHLRKLYKAGYVTVEKGFYESRPNTAVHLTEKGRRGYKGYRANIIEVLTTYE; from the coding sequence GTGACACAGCAGCGACAGACGGGGCATGACAGCCTCACTGCGATTATCGCGATCGATCGGGTGATTCACATCCCCGCGCGGCTTGCGATCATGGCGCTCCTGTATGTTGTCGGGAGTGCTGACTATGCGTTTCTCCAGGAGCAGACCGGCCTGACATCGGGTAACCTCTCGGCGCATTTACGGAAGCTGTACAAAGCCGGCTATGTCACGGTCGAGAAGGGGTTTTACGAGAGCAGGCCAAACACGGCGGTCCACCTCACCGAGAAAGGTCGAAGGGGGTACAAAGGGTATCGGGCAAATATTATCGAGGTCCTCACAACCTATGAGTAG
- the nudC gene encoding NAD(+) diphosphatase, translating to MDHKARFAARSLHKHYPEPERLPVDASLVFVRGEGVCVRRGSTPTIYNAQPPDLPECLQKSAQYLGHRGSTPCYAVEVPGDQPLPEGLAYFGVRELAALIPDEELAVAGLAVQIIDYDRNTRFCGRCGTPTKPARIERAKVCPSCHRAIYPRLSPAIIVLVRKNDSILMVRGVRAPPGRYSLVAGFVEPGETIEDAVHREVREETGISIKNLRYLASEPWPFPDSLMLAFVADYESGEVTPDGVEIESAAWFDRDHLPDLPPRLSITRALIDDWAGSVSRGQEP from the coding sequence ATGGATCATAAAGCAAGGTTTGCAGCTCGTTCCCTGCATAAGCACTACCCTGAGCCGGAACGACTCCCGGTAGATGCATCCCTGGTCTTTGTCCGCGGCGAGGGGGTCTGCGTCAGAAGAGGCAGCACACCAACCATCTACAATGCGCAACCCCCGGACCTTCCAGAATGTCTGCAAAAGAGCGCCCAGTACCTCGGCCACCGGGGAAGCACACCCTGCTACGCCGTCGAGGTTCCCGGCGACCAGCCCCTGCCCGAAGGACTGGCATACTTCGGCGTACGCGAACTTGCCGCCCTCATCCCGGACGAGGAGCTTGCCGTTGCCGGGCTTGCAGTCCAGATAATCGATTACGACCGAAACACCCGATTCTGCGGGAGGTGCGGTACGCCGACGAAGCCCGCACGCATCGAGCGTGCCAAAGTCTGTCCGTCCTGCCACCGGGCTATCTATCCCCGACTCTCCCCGGCGATTATAGTACTCGTGAGGAAGAACGACTCCATCCTCATGGTCCGGGGGGTGAGGGCGCCGCCCGGCAGGTACAGCCTCGTCGCCGGATTTGTCGAGCCCGGCGAGACGATCGAAGATGCCGTACACCGCGAGGTCCGTGAGGAGACGGGAATCTCGATCAAGAATCTCCGGTACCTTGCAAGTGAACCGTGGCCGTTCCCCGACTCACTCATGCTCGCGTTCGTTGCCGATTACGAGAGCGGAGAAGTCACCCCGGACGGCGTCGAGATCGAGAGTGCCGCATGGTTCGACCGGGACCACCTCCCGGACCTGCCTCCAAGACTCAGCATAACCCGGGCGCTCATCGATGACTGGGCGGGGTCGGTCTCCAGGGGCCAGGAACCGTAA
- a CDS encoding TFIIB-type zinc ribbon-containing protein, whose translation MSGIARRVIRCPVCRSTEIYWEARGLYATLYHCKQCGYQGAFVLECEEGEQDGAGED comes from the coding sequence ATGAGCGGGATAGCCAGGAGAGTTATCCGCTGCCCGGTATGTCGGAGCACCGAGATCTACTGGGAAGCCCGCGGCCTGTATGCGACGCTGTATCACTGCAAGCAGTGCGGGTACCAGGGGGCGTTTGTCCTGGAGTGTGAGGAGGGGGAACAGGATGGAGCAGGTGAGGATTGA
- a CDS encoding type II toxin-antitoxin system HicA family toxin: MPELPALTAQKVIKILEKKGFVLDRVKGSHHIFYHSETKRRVTVPVHGRDLPIGTLLEIPKQAGVEREEIEDLL, translated from the coding sequence ATGCCTGAACTTCCGGCACTCACGGCCCAGAAGGTCATCAAGATTCTTGAGAAGAAAGGGTTTGTTCTGGACCGGGTGAAGGGAAGCCATCACATTTTCTACCATTCGGAGACAAAACGCCGGGTCACCGTCCCGGTGCATGGCCGGGACCTTCCGATCGGCACGCTTCTTGAGATCCCCAAGCAAGCCGGGGTTGAGCGGGAAGAGATTGAGGATCTTTTGTAA
- a CDS encoding type II toxin-antitoxin system VapC family toxin, with the protein MKRYLLDTNILIYYLADAIPPERVGEREDMLTSSFRVSIVTKIEFLGWKKHTPKGYALAQDFIRSAKVYPLTDMIADRAIHLRRTCGMKLPDAVIAATALTHDCALVTRNESDFSGICALEVVNPFRDE; encoded by the coding sequence ATGAAACGGTACCTGCTCGATACGAATATTCTCATCTATTACCTAGCAGATGCCATTCCGCCAGAGCGGGTGGGCGAGAGAGAAGATATGCTCACCTCTTCGTTTCGGGTCTCGATCGTCACGAAGATCGAGTTTCTCGGCTGGAAGAAGCATACTCCGAAAGGGTATGCACTGGCTCAGGACTTCATCCGCTCTGCCAAAGTGTATCCCCTGACTGATATGATTGCCGACCGTGCCATCCACCTGCGCCGAACGTGTGGAATGAAACTCCCCGATGCGGTCATCGCAGCCACTGCTCTCACCCACGACTGTGCGCTTGTCACCCGAAACGAGAGTGATTTTTCTGGGATCTGCGCACTTGAGGTCGTAAATCCATTCCGCGACGAGTAA
- a CDS encoding restriction endonuclease subunit S has translation MTEKKLPEGWEWRKLRDIAEINPKFNKDTVSADTNVSFLPMSCIEEMTGKIDRSQIRPLNEVIKGYTPLQDGDLLFAKITPCMENGKIVVADNLENGLGFASTEFHVIRFGRNMIPNFYRYYLLQEKIRKQAEKNMTGSAGQKRVPTSFIQNLVVPVPPLDTQRKIVAILEKVEATQRLRAEADFQGHKLIYNAFNGFFGDFDENPYGWEIVELRDIVREKITDGVHKTPKYCEDGVPFISANNIKNNQIDFTRCKKISTEEHELLARRCNPENGDILLSKVGTLGMVAKVDNDNLSIFVQLALIKPNKKLINSNFLKYALLTNSLQKQIQSYANMSTMKYIGVGKIGLLKIVLPPISIQESFSSIVEWVEKIQEGQQKSKNEVNTLFSGLMIRAFTGELVA, from the coding sequence TTGACTGAAAAGAAGCTGCCTGAAGGGTGGGAATGGCGGAAATTAAGAGATATTGCAGAAATAAACCCAAAATTCAATAAAGATACTGTGAGTGCAGATACTAATGTCTCTTTTCTACCGATGAGTTGCATAGAGGAGATGACCGGAAAGATTGACCGATCACAAATAAGGCCATTAAATGAAGTGATTAAGGGTTATACCCCGTTGCAGGATGGGGATTTACTTTTTGCAAAAATCACTCCTTGCATGGAGAATGGTAAGATTGTAGTTGCAGATAATCTTGAGAATGGGTTGGGATTTGCCTCCACTGAATTCCACGTTATCCGCTTTGGAAGGAATATGATCCCAAATTTCTATCGTTATTATTTACTTCAAGAGAAGATCCGTAAGCAAGCAGAGAAGAATATGACCGGCTCGGCTGGGCAGAAAAGAGTCCCTACAAGCTTCATCCAGAACTTGGTCGTACCTGTCCCACCGCTTGATACCCAGCGCAAAATCGTCGCCATTCTTGAGAAGGTAGAGGCAACGCAGCGCCTGCGGGCAGAGGCGGATTTTCAAGGGCATAAATTAATATATAATGCATTTAATGGCTTCTTTGGAGACTTTGACGAAAACCCATATGGATGGGAGATTGTCGAGTTAAGAGACATTGTCCGAGAAAAGATTACTGACGGAGTCCACAAAACACCAAAATACTGTGAGGATGGAGTGCCTTTCATATCGGCAAATAATATAAAAAATAATCAAATCGACTTTACACGATGTAAAAAAATTTCTACTGAAGAGCATGAATTATTAGCAAGACGTTGTAACCCCGAAAATGGCGATATTCTATTAAGCAAGGTAGGTACCCTAGGGATGGTGGCGAAAGTCGATAACGACAATCTTAGCATTTTTGTGCAATTGGCTCTTATTAAGCCGAATAAAAAATTGATAAACTCGAATTTTTTAAAGTATGCCCTCTTAACGAACTCATTACAGAAACAAATCCAGTCATACGCAAACATGTCTACGATGAAATACATTGGTGTAGGTAAAATTGGTCTCTTGAAAATTGTTTTGCCACCCATCTCAATTCAGGAAAGTTTTTCGTCAATTGTAGAGTGGGTCGAAAAGATCCAAGAAGGACAGCAAAAATCGAAAAATGAGGTAAATACACTGTTTAGTGGACTAATGATAAGAGCCTTTACAGGAGAACTAGTCGCATGA